From the genome of Miscanthus floridulus cultivar M001 chromosome 10, ASM1932011v1, whole genome shotgun sequence, one region includes:
- the LOC136488859 gene encoding uncharacterized protein codes for MYLRCLTGDRPHQWLRWLPWAEYIYNTAFQSALKTTPFQLVYGREPPSIRSYEPGETRVAAVAKTMAERDEMLTDARARLEQAQDVYKRFYNKHHRDVHYSVGDWV; via the coding sequence ATGTATTTGCGCTGCCTGACTGGCGATCGCCCCCATCAGTGGTTGCGATGGCTGCCATGGGCAGAATACATCTACAACACCGCCTTTCAGTCCGCGCTCAAGACCACGCCATTCCAGCTCGTCTACGGCCGTGAGCCACCCTCCATCCGCTCCTATGAGCCTGGCGAAACTAGGGTGGCTGCGGTGGCCAAGACCATGGCGGAACGCGATGAGATGCTGACTGATGCCCGGGCCCGGCTGGAGCAAGCTCAGGACGTCTACAAGCGGTTCTACAACAAGCATCACCGCGACGTTCATTACagcgtgggtgattgggtctaG